CGCCCGTGCGCCGGGCCCGCCCCACTTCTTCGGTTCGGACTGGCGCACGTCGTTGACCAGCAGCGATCGGTCGAACTCCATGTACGCGTCGCGCAGTTCGGCGTCGTTTCTGAACTCGACCAGCCCGCGGGCGATGGCGGTCCGGACCGCGTCGGCCTGTCCGTTGTAACCGCCGCCCTGAACGTCGATATCGATATCGACGTCGTCGCGGATGCCGTCGACGATGCGGAACGGTTCGAGCATCTTCAGGCGGGTGATCTCCGGTTCGACCAGCTCGACTGGCTGGGAG
Above is a window of Halalkalicoccus subterraneus DNA encoding:
- a CDS encoding 30S ribosomal protein S9 is translated as MVTNTSGKKKTAIARATVSDGEGRVRINSQPVELVEPEITRLKMLEPFRIVDGIRDDVDIDIDVQGGGYNGQADAVRTAIARGLVEFRNDAELRDAYMEFDRSLLVNDVRQSEPKKWGGPGARARYQKSYR